The following DNA comes from Quercus robur chromosome 1, dhQueRobu3.1, whole genome shotgun sequence.
AGAAAATGAGGTGGATAAGAGACATATCTAGCAGGAACTTCTTCAATTTCAATTGGGACCCCTTATTTCAACTTTTTGCATTGATGTGGTTTCCtcagatgttttttttttttcttcaaaagtcACTTGATTCTGAAAGCTCACATGCTTTCTTACTGTCTAAAACTGCTATACAAATAGAGAATGCTTGTAAAATTGAGAGTGGAGAACTGAACTCAACTGAATAGATCCCATCCTTGTATTGAGACAAACTGAGGAAAGGCTGATTGACTTGAACTCCTTCCTGTAAAcaagtaataacaaataaaataaaaatgcgTCATTTATTGGAAGTTACCAGTATAATACAGTGGACATTAGCATTGTCCAAGCAAAAGACTAGTACCTGACAGAAAAGCTCAAATTTATCTGTTACCGAACAAGCTTTGGACGAACCCAATTTGTTACTGATATGATTCTGGTTGGCAAGAATCCGGAGTTTGCAACCCAAATCCCAACCCCCACAGTCACATGACCCACCCGATTTCCACCGTTCAATCAATGATGAAGGTCCTCCCTTACTTGGTATACTATGCACAGCACTTGGAAGTATGACTGTTGCATTGACAAGATTCTTCATACTGACAGAAGGCAGCTTCTGAACGTTTTCCCCAGTGTTGGAATAACATTCCACTCCAGGTAACTGCTCTTTTGAACCAACCTCTAACAAATCATTGTAGTGATTGCTCTGGCACCCATCCCCGGTGGCACTTCTATTGATACATTTTGGAAATTTGACAACAACAGCTGCAAGTTCATCATTTGGCTGAAAGTCAAAGGTTTGCTGATCTGCCTGCCTCAGGTCCAcggaaaacaaaacaaattctcTCATGCTGAATTGATCCATACAATGCTGTCTAATCATATTGGGAAACTGAGAATCAGAAACCTTCATTTGCGCAACAACATTAGAAATGTAATCCTGACCTTTGCCTTTGCTTTTGCCTCCTTGATTTATCCAActtccattcttcttcttaacTTGAATGGTAAAGAATGTATAAACTGTGCTGTACTCACCCTTTCTTGTAGTATTTAACTTCTTCATTGTGGCTGCAAGAATATTGCTGTCATTGTCAACAGCAAATTTGAACAGAGGCTGACCATTTTTAATTGCAACTTGCAAAAGAGCTTGGACTGGTGTATCTGAATTTAATTTCCCCGAAGGCACAGTTGAAGAATCTAATTGTCCACTGGAATTTTTGCTAGCCCTAACTGTTGTTATTGATTCCCTCTCAACTGGATCCACAAAGTGATGGCAGTTGGCTGCTTTTGGCTTCAGTAATGGGTCAAGTAACCTTCTCAGAGGGCTGGACCTGGCTCTGCTTGTATTGAGATTATCGGTGTTTGAAGTATCCAAGCAAGAAGAGGCTGCAGCTTTCTCTGAACCAGATTTAGCAACAGCACATTTAGAGTTTAACCGATGTGTATCCAAACCCTCTTTGGAGCTGGAACTTTTGCTCATCTTACCCAAACTAATGTTAAGTCGGCGAAAAGGTGAAGAGCTTCGCACTTTTTCATCTGCTACGTTGCTCACTTTCACATCCAACACCTTCAAAG
Coding sequences within:
- the LOC126728270 gene encoding uncharacterized protein LOC126728270 gives rise to the protein MEYHSEFKSNMRDQQPLGTSGKPLLPQASQSIKLQDRLKPEQPRLSYADLHNEITGDEKDIPPKSCHNLQKQWTDRKATKEDELVKYMSNLPSYLERGENRQEKVLNVGVLDWGRLEKWRYSQKQVPDESSQNSPSSSITSSSFWTDGSSAPSSRGQSRSPAHPRTRRPSLQSHLMASSIEGHSQEVKLFGGSIGKFQDLKPSQSSILLGQAKVIRTDQPFCSPVIKKEECRRKDPDRKIDQESRVIPNAPICTKEKTKIQDGEIKKRVEKLREPNPNNFDQDVFGKHETVVLLLPRDLPQKHHSAVSQFSELTTSLGRRSMEASRKSFSQSSKENYHAEVHSDISHSCPLPGEVDSEHSLLGQPGTVDKKSVNVSSVTSHPVPRSAKVGTSPSKSRNLGEKISTLMPTNTTNEPLKVLDVKVSNVADEKVRSSSPFRRLNISLGKMSKSSSSKEGLDTHRLNSKCAVAKSGSEKAAASSCLDTSNTDNLNTSRARSSPLRRLLDPLLKPKAANCHHFVDPVERESITTVRASKNSSGQLDSSTVPSGKLNSDTPVQALLQVAIKNGQPLFKFAVDNDSNILAATMKKLNTTRKGEYSTVYTFFTIQVKKKNGSWINQGGKSKGKGQDYISNVVAQMKVSDSQFPNMIRQHCMDQFSMREFVLFSVDLRQADQQTFDFQPNDELAAVVVKFPKCINRSATGDGCQSNHYNDLLEVGSKEQLPGVECYSNTGENVQKLPSVSMKNLVNATVILPSAVHSIPSKGGPSSLIERWKSGGSCDCGGWDLGCKLRILANQNHISNKLGSSKACSVTDKFELFCQEGVQVNQPFLSLSQYKDGIYSVEFSSPLSILQAFSICIAVLDSKKACELSESSDF